The region TGCATACCTTCACTGCGCTGCCAACCTCTTTTGCTATATCGGCCGCAAGTGTGTTCAGTCGATCCAGGCGCCGAGCAACCAGAACCAGCTTCAGGTTATTCGGGGATGATCTTGCAAATTCCAAGGCCGTTGAACGACCGATTCCAGAAGAGGCGCCGGTTATGACGATTGTCTTGCCGCTGAGTCGGGGGTTTGCCATCGTGGTTCCTGGTGAGGTAAGGTTTCTGTCGGCAAAAATGGGGCGAATTCTACCTTCGTGACGTTGCAATTCAATACACCTCAAATGAGCAGAGGCGGAGGATGGACATCAATAAATAGCTATGTCCAAGTATCGTATTTTCATCGGGAATATATACGGGTCACCTACGCAGCCGGTATCCTGGCTTCCCCAAATTGGAGAAGCGGGTGGAGATGGGAGCGGCCGTTTCTGAGCGCAGACCATTCGAAACTACTATTTACCGGTGACGAACTGCCGCCGTCTGTCTGTCGGTAGTATTAACGTGTGGTCTAGCCGAAAGAGCGGCTATGTATGCCTGAGATATGGAGGTGAAATATAGTACCTGTTCTTCTCGGTAGTCGTAGTCGGTCTGTCGTCATCGCATGAATTGAGGGGTCTTGCGTCTAGGGGGGGATTACCCTACTACTATGAGTATGACTAGTTGCCTTCTATCAATGTCCGCTAACCTAGAGAGCAAGCAGACGAAATCGACGGTCAAGATATCATCTGCACTAAACCAAACTCACACTCTGATGGTGAAGTCTTCTAGCCAAAATAAACAATATTTGCTGAAGAAACCCATTAAAGGGAGAAACGATCGCGTTCAGGTACATAAATCATGTGTCTCTTGTTGCACCCTATGTATCCTATCATATCATGGTGATATCTGCAGCCACTCTAGCCACTACCGGTTATGCTACGTACAtacaaaaagagaaaaataGGAAAAGTGAAACAAAGTACCACTGGTTCAACCCCACAAACCCTCCCCCTCCGGACCCTTTACAGATAGGCAGTTTTATCAACACTCTCGTTAATCCAGTTCTCCAACTGCTTCTCATTCCTCGGTACAAAACGCACCTTGAACGGCTTCGGCTGCGTCACCATACTGGTTGGAACCGAGTTGCAGTCAATGGTATCCAAGTTAGGTCGGCTCTTAGGGTCGGCTGTTGGCTTGATGTAGAAGGCCAGCACCAGTCGCGAGAAGATGGCATACAACTCGCGATTGGCAAGATGGGATCCAGCGCACATGCGGGTGCCGGCCCCGTAGCCGAAATGCTGAGTGCCTGCGCCGGCCTCTTCGATGCCCATGAAGCGATCTGGGTTGAACTCCATGGGGTTTTTGAATTGCTCGGCATCGTGGTTGGCTGCCCACATGTTCTGGAATAGGCATATATCAGATCAGATGCGTGCTGGGCTAAAAGACGAAGGAAAGACAGGAATGGCTATAGTTACTGGGACATACCATCAAGAAGGGTGTACCGGCCGGAATTGTAGCGCCTTTGTACTGGATATCCTTCACGCTCTGACGGTTGAACGACAGGTTCAGGGTGGACCAGTAGCGAAGAACTTCCTTGACGAAGCAGCGCATGAATTCGGACTTTTCCTCAACCAGGACGGCGTGCCAGGGGTCCTCATCCGGGTAGGAACGGATGATGTCGTCGTACAGgcgcttctgcagctcctggccATGAGGGGAGGACAGGTACGCAGTTGTCATGTTGATATTACCGGGGAGGGTGTCCAGACCAGCGGCGACCATTGTCAGACAAATGGACTTGAGTTCATCTAGAGAAGCCAAAGTTGTTAGCTACCTAGCGGCTTTgtgagaagaagagagaaggcctTCCTTACTTTCGCCGAGATTGGCGTCAGGGTCCTTGAACACGTTGCCAGCAATACACGGGTTATCGGTTCCATTGGCAATCTTCTCCTTAAGCTGGTTGTAGAACGATAGGATATACTCGTCCCGACGACCACGGAACTTGATGGCATTCTTCTTGAACCCGGGCCAAAGTCTCAAAAGAGGGACATAATCTTGCCAGTTATGAGCAATACCGCGAATATTACCCAGCTCTCGCTCGACCGTTACAACCTCGTTCAAGGTGTGGTCGCGCACCGTGCCATCGAGGCGAATTCCGTAATTGAGGGTCAAGCTGATGTTGAGCGAAAAGCGCTGGAAGTATCCATTTGGgtcaatgtcgtcgtcgagctTTTGATTCTTGAACAACTCGTTGATGCTGGTCGTGGACTCCAAATCAATGAAGGGGAGGTAGGTCTGCACAGCCTTTCGGTTGAGAGCCGTGGCAGCAGCCTTTCTCGCTCTCTTGACAGACTCGCTCCAGGGCGACGTTCCGAGGGTATACACGCCCTGAGTCTCGGACACAACGCTGTGGAACGTCCAGAACTGGGGGCGAGAGATGAGGGCAGATTGGTTCTTGATCCAGAGTTCCCTAACCGCTTCAAAGGAGTTTGCATAGATGAACCTCTATATATGGGTGCATGAGTATGGCGAGCAGTCTGTCTGGTATGTGGTATCCCAACTTACCCTATTCCCTAGGCGAACCTGGAAAACATCGCCATAGGACTTGGCTAGTTTGGCACAGTTGCGTGCATGATGCTTCCCCAGAAGAAACAGACTCCCAAAGACAGGAACGCCGGGAACCTCCGAAAGGCCTTTGATCTTTGGAATGTCGGTTTTGT is a window of Aspergillus puulaauensis MK2 DNA, chromosome 4, nearly complete sequence DNA encoding:
- a CDS encoding uncharacterized protein (COG:Q;~EggNog:ENOG410PJG6;~InterPro:IPR036396,IPR001128,IPR002401;~PFAM:PF00067;~TransMembrane:1 (o14-34i);~go_function: GO:0005506 - iron ion binding [Evidence IEA];~go_function: GO:0016705 - oxidoreductase activity, acting on paired donors, with incorporation or reduction of molecular oxygen [Evidence IEA];~go_function: GO:0020037 - heme binding [Evidence IEA];~go_process: GO:0055114 - oxidation-reduction process [Evidence IEA]); its protein translation is MIESVVQMPGVLDIHQGITFFAAVSVLLVLIKLANKTDIPKIKGLSEVPGVPVFGSLFLLGKHHARNCAKLAKSYGDVFQVRLGNRRFIYANSFEAVRELWIKNQSALISRPQFWTFHSVVSETQGVYTLGTSPWSESVKRARKAAATALNRKAVQTYLPFIDLESTTSINELFKNQKLDDDIDPNGYFQRFSLNISLTLNYGIRLDGTVRDHTLNEVVTVERELGNIRGIAHNWQDYVPLLRLWPGFKKNAIKFRGRRDEYILSFYNQLKEKIANGTDNPCIAGNVFKDPDANLGENELKSICLTMVAAGLDTLPGNINMTTAYLSSPHGQELQKRLYDDIIRSYPDEDPWHAVLVEEKSEFMRCFVKEVLRYWSTLNLSFNRQSVKDIQYKGATIPAGTPFLMNMWAANHDAEQFKNPMEFNPDRFMGIEEAGAGTQHFGYGAGTRMCAGSHLANRELYAIFSRLVLAFYIKPTADPKSRPNLDTIDCNSVPTSMVTQPKPFKVRFVPRNEKQLENWINESVDKTAYL